One Pyrococcus furiosus DSM 3638 genomic region harbors:
- a CDS encoding type I restriction endonuclease yields the protein MVELSNVVDQILNLAESEPVYRFNEEATKQHLVLPILSALGWNIFSPEVMPEERVRGPYRYYRVDYSLRVNGKVKAYLEVKSLGVNVFEDKGALHQLVMYCTTDGVGVGLLTNGIQWVVLKAYEKDKSIEERVILKIDLRLRKEVELEKLKLLAKEIFERDDYITIIEERAKELMNKEQERSEVAIFTEHPEEAKLLDELTPEELSGRPKKLELYIYYKGQWHKLPVERNAWSMSLFTAVKFLYEHGFQDLYIPSYVETTYVRNPASTDVIGSWYVYRPENGGKAVSKLKELEKKTGVKIAIKVVK from the coding sequence ATGGTTGAGCTTAGCAATGTAGTTGACCAAATTCTCAACCTTGCAGAGAGTGAACCTGTGTATCGTTTTAACGAGGAAGCTACAAAGCAACACTTAGTTCTCCCAATTTTGAGTGCGCTAGGTTGGAACATCTTTAGCCCCGAAGTAATGCCTGAAGAGCGTGTTCGTGGCCCTTATAGATACTACAGAGTGGACTATTCCTTAAGAGTTAATGGCAAGGTAAAGGCATACCTCGAAGTGAAGAGCCTTGGAGTTAATGTTTTTGAAGATAAGGGAGCACTCCATCAGTTAGTAATGTACTGCACTACGGACGGAGTTGGGGTTGGATTACTTACAAATGGTATTCAGTGGGTCGTGTTGAAGGCCTATGAGAAAGATAAAAGCATAGAGGAGCGAGTTATTCTCAAAATAGATTTGAGATTAAGGAAGGAAGTTGAACTAGAGAAGTTAAAGCTCTTGGCAAAAGAAATCTTTGAACGCGATGATTATATTACAATAATAGAAGAGAGGGCTAAGGAACTTATGAATAAAGAGCAAGAGAGAAGCGAAGTAGCAATTTTCACTGAGCATCCAGAAGAGGCAAAGCTTTTAGATGAGTTGACTCCAGAGGAGTTATCGGGTAGGCCAAAGAAACTTGAACTCTACATCTATTATAAAGGCCAATGGCACAAATTGCCAGTAGAGAGAAATGCTTGGTCCATGTCCTTGTTCACTGCTGTAAAGTTTTTGTATGAGCATGGCTTTCAAGACCTCTACATTCCAAGCTATGTGGAGACTACATACGTGAGAAATCCCGCGTCCACTGATGTAATTGGCTCCTGGTACGTTTACAGGCCAGAAAATGGTGGTAAAGCGGTATCAAAACTTAAGGAGTTAGAAAAGAAGACTGGAGTTAAAATTGCCATTAAAGTTGTGAAATGA
- a CDS encoding DUF438 domain-containing protein has protein sequence MTELLNNLEYKKEQLKKLLLRIHEGESVEKLKEEFRTVLSNISPLEIPLIEQELVKEGISARDIAKMCDLHVELFREAVKGTGEVEEKDLPEGHPLKTLYQENKEIMKDAEMLNLYAKTLATTKDERMREEILGVLEEIVSSLRMVGFTHYNREEMLIFPYIERRGLTVIATVLWTKHDEIRAMIKQLAELLRKREEMPWEEFVEKFKAKAGEVAFALSDMVFRENNIFYPTLKALLSEGEWKAIKMQEDEIGYYKVKPPEWDPGEDVKPLHPWEINPELNVEQLLTLPKEVQQALRGQPLEFDKTQLKREEDIDLGTGYLNIEELKAIFEALPVDVTFIDKDDRVRFFSPGERIFTRTPSVLGRPVQLCHPPKSVYVVNKILKAFKEGRKKEATFWLRLREKYVYIKYVPLFNEKGEYIGTLEMTMDIAPYKKIEGEKRLLDWRD, from the coding sequence GTGACTGAGCTTTTGAACAACCTCGAATACAAGAAGGAACAGCTCAAGAAGCTCCTCCTTAGGATCCACGAGGGTGAGAGTGTTGAGAAGCTCAAGGAAGAGTTTAGAACAGTTTTGAGTAACATTTCCCCGCTTGAGATACCCCTTATTGAGCAGGAGCTTGTAAAGGAAGGAATCTCAGCTAGGGATATAGCTAAGATGTGCGACCTCCACGTCGAGCTGTTCCGTGAGGCTGTTAAAGGTACGGGGGAAGTTGAGGAAAAAGATTTGCCTGAAGGTCATCCACTTAAGACCCTCTACCAAGAGAACAAGGAGATAATGAAGGACGCTGAAATGCTCAATCTCTATGCGAAAACGCTCGCCACAACGAAGGACGAGCGCATGAGGGAGGAAATCTTAGGTGTTTTGGAGGAAATAGTAAGTAGCCTAAGAATGGTCGGTTTCACACACTACAACCGTGAGGAGATGCTGATCTTTCCCTACATTGAGCGGAGAGGCCTGACTGTCATAGCCACAGTCCTCTGGACGAAGCACGATGAGATAAGGGCCATGATAAAGCAACTTGCAGAGCTTTTGAGAAAGAGGGAGGAGATGCCCTGGGAAGAGTTTGTGGAGAAATTCAAGGCAAAAGCCGGAGAGGTTGCCTTCGCTTTGAGTGACATGGTTTTCAGGGAGAACAACATCTTCTACCCAACGCTCAAGGCTCTCTTAAGCGAGGGCGAGTGGAAGGCAATAAAGATGCAGGAAGATGAGATCGGTTACTACAAGGTAAAGCCGCCGGAGTGGGACCCTGGCGAAGACGTTAAACCACTCCACCCCTGGGAAATCAATCCCGAGCTGAACGTTGAACAACTCCTTACCCTTCCGAAGGAAGTCCAGCAGGCCCTTAGAGGTCAGCCTTTAGAGTTCGATAAAACCCAGCTAAAGCGTGAGGAAGACATAGATCTCGGAACGGGCTATCTCAACATAGAGGAGCTGAAGGCAATCTTCGAGGCGCTCCCGGTTGACGTGACCTTCATAGACAAAGACGACCGCGTGAGGTTCTTCTCGCCCGGAGAGAGGATTTTCACGAGGACACCTTCGGTGCTTGGAAGACCAGTACAGCTCTGCCATCCGCCGAAGAGCGTTTACGTTGTCAACAAAATCCTCAAGGCCTTTAAGGAGGGAAGGAAGAAAGAGGCAACCTTCTGGCTCAGGCTAAGAGAAAAGTACGTTTACATCAAGTATGTTCCTCTGTTCAACGAGAAAGGCGAGTACATAGGAACGCTTGAGATGACGATGGACATAGCACCCTATAAGAAAATAGAGGGTGAAAAAAGGCTTCTCGACTGGAGGGATTGA
- a CDS encoding FprA family A-type flavoprotein: MKSVKLLDGVYWVGVKDWSRRIFDSLIPLPEGTSYNAYLVVGNEKSALIDTVNPGFERELEEKVSEIVPLKEIDYVVMNHAEPDHAGAIPYIMERNKKALLITTEKGKELAKAYYNVPDERIIVVKDGDEVDLGGKTLRFIEAPWLHWPETMFTYLVEDKVLFPCDFFGAHTAHGLYDDEVPSIIEYAQRYFGEIMMPFAGMAKRAMEKLKGLEIKMIAPSHGPIYRNPERILKAYESWVNGETREKVLVAYVSMWGSNREMAKELADLLVAKGIDVKVYDLVSADIGELAKDLVDSRAIVLAAPTVLGSAHPLAVYAAYLVKALRPPAKYAVLIGSHGWHGRSIDAILEILKGANFEVLGTVDAHARPKEEDYKALHSLADLLAKKVRGE; the protein is encoded by the coding sequence ATGAAAAGTGTGAAACTTTTGGATGGAGTCTATTGGGTTGGTGTTAAGGACTGGAGCAGGAGAATATTTGACTCCCTCATCCCCCTCCCGGAAGGTACCTCTTACAACGCCTACCTCGTGGTTGGCAACGAAAAGAGCGCCCTCATAGACACGGTAAACCCAGGTTTCGAGAGAGAACTTGAGGAAAAGGTCAGTGAGATAGTCCCCCTTAAGGAGATAGACTATGTGGTCATGAACCATGCTGAGCCTGACCACGCGGGTGCAATACCATACATAATGGAGCGCAACAAAAAGGCTCTGCTCATCACAACGGAAAAGGGAAAAGAGCTCGCGAAAGCATACTACAATGTCCCCGATGAGAGGATAATAGTCGTGAAGGACGGGGATGAGGTAGACCTCGGTGGCAAAACGCTCCGCTTTATAGAGGCTCCATGGCTCCACTGGCCGGAGACGATGTTTACCTATCTCGTTGAGGACAAAGTGCTGTTCCCATGTGACTTCTTCGGTGCTCACACTGCCCACGGCCTCTACGATGACGAGGTTCCTTCTATAATCGAGTACGCCCAGAGGTACTTCGGTGAGATAATGATGCCCTTCGCAGGCATGGCCAAAAGGGCCATGGAAAAGCTCAAAGGGCTGGAAATCAAAATGATAGCCCCAAGCCACGGTCCCATCTATAGAAACCCGGAGAGGATTCTAAAAGCCTACGAAAGCTGGGTAAATGGGGAGACTAGGGAGAAGGTACTTGTAGCTTATGTGAGCATGTGGGGCTCCAACAGAGAGATGGCGAAGGAGCTGGCTGATTTACTTGTGGCCAAAGGGATTGACGTTAAGGTTTACGACCTCGTGAGCGCCGACATCGGGGAGCTTGCAAAGGACCTCGTTGACTCAAGGGCCATAGTTCTGGCGGCTCCTACAGTGCTCGGGAGCGCCCATCCGCTCGCCGTTTATGCTGCCTACCTCGTGAAAGCCCTGAGACCCCCGGCGAAGTACGCCGTCCTAATAGGTTCCCACGGATGGCACGGGAGGAGCATAGATGCAATACTGGAGATCCTGAAGGGTGCAAACTTTGAAGTGCTCGGGACGGTAGATGCTCACGCAAGGCCGAAGGAAGAAGACTACAAAGCCCTCCACAGCTTGGCTGACCTCTTGGCGAAAAAGGTTAGAGGTGAGTGA
- a CDS encoding DUF1858 domain-containing protein, with protein MILDVRGLKPPQPTLMILENLGKLKIGETLEVLGDKPFVDIIPKLEEAGYQVELNKVGEFFVLKVTKTEGSKELKMEVEECDEELKEITEDTNVAKLLKAYPESLDILVKYGFSPLQNPVLRKTLARTVTLKQAKKLIGMSDERFEEMMKELKKLEKR; from the coding sequence ATGATATTAGATGTTAGGGGTTTGAAACCACCACAACCTACCCTCATGATACTGGAGAACCTTGGAAAGCTCAAAATCGGGGAAACTCTTGAGGTACTTGGCGACAAACCCTTTGTAGATATAATACCCAAGCTCGAAGAGGCTGGCTATCAAGTGGAGCTGAACAAAGTGGGAGAGTTCTTCGTGCTGAAGGTCACAAAGACAGAGGGGTCAAAAGAGCTGAAAATGGAGGTTGAAGAGTGCGATGAGGAGTTGAAGGAGATAACGGAAGACACCAACGTGGCGAAACTCCTCAAAGCTTACCCTGAATCCCTCGACATACTTGTTAAGTACGGCTTTTCACCGCTCCAGAACCCTGTGCTCAGAAAAACCCTCGCAAGGACGGTAACCCTAAAGCAGGCAAAGAAGCTCATCGGTATGAGCGACGAGCGCTTTGAGGAAATGATGAAAGAGCTTAAAAAATTAGAGAAAAGATGA
- a CDS encoding S8 family serine peptidase — translation MAGDPDDDAAEVISMSLGGSADDTYLHEIIKKAYEAGIVIVAAAGNEGASSPSYPAAYPEVIAVGATDINDQVPYWSNRQPEVSAPGVDILSTYPDDTYETLSGTSMATPHVSGVVALIQAAYYLKYGKVLPVGTFDDMSTNTVRGILHLAVDDLGDPGWDIYYGYGIIRADKAIQLALF, via the coding sequence ATTGCAGGTGATCCGGACGATGACGCTGCAGAAGTCATAAGTATGTCCCTAGGAGGATCTGCAGATGATACTTACCTTCACGAGATCATTAAGAAGGCCTACGAAGCGGGAATAGTTATAGTTGCAGCGGCTGGCAATGAAGGAGCCTCTAGCCCAAGTTATCCAGCAGCCTATCCTGAAGTAATTGCAGTAGGGGCTACTGATATAAATGACCAAGTCCCGTACTGGAGCAATCGTCAGCCAGAAGTTAGCGCTCCAGGTGTTGATATACTTAGCACTTATCCAGACGACACTTATGAAACTCTTTCAGGTACAAGTATGGCAACTCCTCACGTAAGTGGTGTTGTTGCGCTAATTCAAGCTGCATACTATCTCAAGTACGGCAAAGTACTTCCAGTTGGAACATTTGACGATATGAGTACCAATACAGTTAGAGGAATTCTGCACTTGGCAGTTGATGACCTCGGTGACCCTGGCTGGGATATCTACTATGGATACGGAATAATAAGGGCTGACAAGGCCATTCAACTTGCGCTCTTCTGA
- a CDS encoding MFS transporter codes for MRRKNNIVKVLSSMALAIAIGSATAGVLTARLGYRVSFAILALIIGLSSLISTTLPETLGERSSEKGVNSWRLLGEFKYNVFTGLWLIFFLYLALGIMVGGLASSLVKEELVDERSARMITGIGFGLSSIVASVFFFIHGKMMLKAGPQKVAAYSSIISFSAFLLGIVVRTPGVQLGTLGAFGIALSGLMLASTLLVTEVPKEVRGTSVGL; via the coding sequence TTGCGAAGGAAAAACAATATCGTAAAGGTTTTATCTTCCATGGCACTTGCTATAGCAATAGGTTCAGCGACGGCAGGTGTTCTAACGGCAAGGCTTGGGTACAGGGTATCATTTGCAATCTTAGCACTCATAATAGGCCTTTCCTCGCTAATAAGCACAACCTTGCCCGAAACTTTGGGGGAGAGATCCTCTGAAAAGGGAGTAAACTCATGGAGACTGCTTGGAGAGTTTAAGTACAATGTCTTTACAGGCCTCTGGTTGATATTTTTCCTTTATTTAGCACTGGGTATTATGGTAGGAGGTCTTGCCTCTAGTCTTGTGAAAGAAGAATTAGTGGATGAACGTTCCGCCAGAATGATAACGGGAATAGGCTTTGGGCTCTCATCCATTGTGGCGTCGGTTTTCTTCTTTATACATGGAAAGATGATGTTAAAAGCAGGCCCTCAAAAAGTTGCAGCTTACTCATCGATAATATCTTTCTCTGCCTTTTTGCTGGGAATCGTGGTTAGAACTCCGGGGGTACAGCTTGGTACGTTAGGGGCTTTTGGAATAGCGCTTTCGGGTCTTATGCTCGCCAGCACTCTGCTTGTTACAGAGGTACCTAAAGAAGTTAGGGGAACTTCTGTAGGTCTGTAA
- a CDS encoding cytochrome c biogenesis protein CcdA: protein MRRALLTFIVLLLFAGLVTGREVSYGGLKFHDVSTEEELNSLISAHEGEYFFIFYHSESCPACSYMKESVFPTEKAKQALKSLNLVAVDVYRGREITTLRYRVEDKVIVLQPDNFGYYTPKKPGEEISVGVPGTPTMVIFKVVNGTKVLKGVAVGALNPDGLEFFVKTAIGDDLQSPTESTGTQSEMAEKGASEENLNTNLSLAVLLPIFSAGIVSVFSPCVLPIIVGTLSLTFAKRSVEAIVTGMVASFALLGALVGSLGEYASRIQGALYLIGGAGFIVVGLSFISEDVRTGLERILSFSLSDRVLKKSGLIYDFALGSALGATWLGCIAPYVGFAVLTAALSGDILSGVVVMGTYGLGMGLTVYLLTSSKDLAEWVNRKFLSNKLSLGASRSAKWEVTLGVVLIVLGILMLTEITPLKLWSALFESLSKL, encoded by the coding sequence GTGAGGAGGGCGCTTCTAACATTTATCGTTTTACTGCTCTTTGCAGGCCTCGTTACTGGGAGAGAGGTCTCCTACGGAGGGCTAAAGTTCCACGACGTTTCGACCGAGGAAGAGCTCAATTCCCTGATATCCGCCCACGAGGGAGAGTACTTCTTCATCTTCTACCACTCCGAGAGCTGTCCCGCGTGTAGCTATATGAAGGAGAGCGTTTTCCCGACGGAGAAGGCCAAACAGGCTCTCAAAAGCCTGAACTTGGTGGCGGTTGACGTTTACAGGGGGAGGGAGATAACGACGCTCCGCTACCGCGTGGAGGATAAGGTTATCGTGCTTCAGCCAGACAACTTCGGCTACTACACGCCCAAGAAGCCAGGGGAAGAGATCAGCGTCGGGGTTCCCGGAACGCCAACGATGGTTATATTCAAAGTTGTTAACGGGACGAAGGTTCTTAAGGGAGTGGCCGTTGGGGCGCTGAACCCCGATGGCCTTGAATTTTTCGTAAAGACTGCTATAGGAGACGATCTGCAAAGCCCTACAGAGAGTACAGGCACTCAAAGCGAGATGGCAGAAAAGGGAGCTTCGGAGGAGAACCTCAACACAAACCTGAGTCTTGCCGTTCTCCTTCCCATATTTTCCGCGGGAATCGTGAGCGTGTTCTCTCCCTGCGTCCTCCCTATAATCGTGGGCACGCTCTCGCTCACCTTTGCAAAGAGGAGCGTGGAGGCCATAGTAACGGGAATGGTAGCTTCGTTTGCCCTCCTCGGTGCCCTCGTTGGTAGTCTCGGGGAGTATGCTTCGAGAATCCAGGGGGCGCTATACCTAATCGGCGGAGCGGGCTTCATAGTAGTCGGCCTCAGCTTCATCAGCGAGGACGTCAGGACAGGGCTTGAGCGCATCTTGAGCTTCTCGCTCTCGGACAGGGTCTTAAAAAAGAGCGGCCTTATCTATGACTTCGCCCTCGGCTCTGCCCTCGGGGCAACTTGGTTGGGATGTATAGCTCCCTACGTGGGCTTTGCAGTCCTCACAGCGGCCCTTAGTGGAGACATCCTAAGTGGAGTCGTGGTTATGGGCACGTACGGCCTCGGGATGGGTCTCACGGTTTATCTCCTCACATCCTCGAAAGATCTCGCAGAGTGGGTCAACAGGAAGTTCCTCTCTAACAAGCTGTCGCTGGGGGCTTCAAGGAGTGCAAAGTGGGAGGTAACCCTCGGCGTTGTCCTCATAGTCCTTGGGATTCTCATGCTGACCGAAATTACGCCGCTGAAGTTGTGGAGTGCGCTCTTCGAATCGCTCTCAAAACTTTGA
- a CDS encoding cupin domain-containing protein gives MFVVKAEEAERIENPYGADVRVLLKRENVKVMLVTLNPGEALERHTTPVDAFIYIIKGKALVEVGEESEEAKKDVLVFLPKNTPHAVRNAGSLPLKFLVIKLG, from the coding sequence ATGTTTGTAGTTAAAGCTGAAGAAGCAGAGAGGATAGAAAACCCTTATGGTGCTGACGTTAGAGTTCTGCTCAAGAGAGAAAACGTGAAGGTGATGCTCGTCACTTTAAACCCTGGAGAGGCTTTAGAGAGGCACACAACGCCTGTTGATGCGTTTATTTACATCATAAAGGGAAAAGCCCTCGTGGAGGTCGGTGAGGAAAGCGAGGAAGCTAAAAAAGATGTCCTAGTCTTTCTTCCAAAAAATACTCCTCATGCCGTCAGGAACGCGGGCAGTTTACCTTTGAAATTCCTCGTGATAAAGCTTGGATAG
- a CDS encoding transcription initiation factor IIB, whose product MSSTEPGGGWLIYPVKCPYCKSRDLVYDRQHGEVFCKKCGSILATNLVDSELSRKTKTNDIPRYTKRIGEFTREKIYRLRKWQKKISSERNLVLAMSELRRLSGMLKLPKYVEEEAAYLYREAAKRGLTRRIPIETTVAACIYATCRLFKVPRTLNEIASYSKTEKKEIMKAFRVIVRNLNLTPKMLLARPTDYVDKFADELELSERVRRRTVDILRRANEEGITSGKNPLSLVAAALYIASLLEGERRSQKEIARVTGVSEMTVRNRYKELVMKLGLKSLWW is encoded by the coding sequence ATGTCATCTACTGAGCCCGGAGGTGGTTGGTTGATATATCCTGTGAAATGCCCATATTGTAAGTCCCGTGATTTAGTTTATGATAGACAACATGGAGAAGTATTTTGCAAAAAATGTGGCTCTATCCTAGCAACAAACCTTGTCGATTCAGAGTTAAGTAGAAAGACCAAGACTAATGATATCCCAAGATACACTAAAAGAATTGGAGAGTTCACTAGAGAGAAAATTTACAGGCTTAGAAAGTGGCAGAAAAAGATCTCTTCCGAGAGAAACCTTGTCCTTGCTATGAGTGAGCTTAGAAGACTTAGTGGAATGTTAAAACTGCCAAAATATGTTGAAGAAGAAGCAGCATACCTTTACAGAGAAGCCGCTAAAAGAGGATTAACTAGAAGAATACCTATCGAAACAACTGTTGCGGCATGCATCTATGCGACTTGTAGGCTTTTTAAGGTTCCCAGGACTCTTAACGAGATTGCCAGCTATTCCAAGACCGAGAAGAAAGAGATTATGAAAGCCTTTAGAGTGATAGTTAGGAATCTCAACTTAACACCAAAGATGCTCTTGGCTAGGCCTACGGATTATGTAGATAAGTTTGCAGATGAGCTCGAATTAAGCGAAAGAGTCAGAAGAAGAACCGTTGATATTCTAAGGAGAGCTAATGAAGAAGGAATAACTAGTGGAAAAAATCCTCTTTCCCTTGTGGCTGCCGCTCTATACATAGCTTCTCTCCTTGAAGGTGAGAGAAGAAGCCAGAAGGAAATTGCTAGAGTAACTGGAGTTAGCGAGATGACCGTGAGAAACCGATACAAGGAATTGGTCATGAAACTTGGGTTAAAGAGCTTGTGGTGGTGA
- a CDS encoding transcriptional regulator, with protein sequence MRTNAFEAVARYVYPSLRRRLVEILRERGLTQIQIAELLHITQSAVSRYLRMNRGALIEVEKFQDIDEKLKGLADTIVREKPDEYYIHGELVKIAVEMLGKGYVCSFHSKVDPEIDPKLCRICIETFG encoded by the coding sequence ATGAGGACCAACGCCTTTGAAGCCGTTGCAAGGTACGTCTACCCTTCCCTCCGTAGAAGGCTGGTGGAGATTTTGAGGGAGAGGGGACTCACCCAGATCCAGATAGCGGAGCTTTTGCACATAACCCAGTCAGCCGTTTCGAGGTACCTGCGAATGAACAGGGGGGCCCTCATAGAGGTGGAAAAGTTTCAGGACATCGACGAAAAGCTGAAGGGGCTCGCGGATACCATAGTAAGGGAAAAGCCCGACGAATACTACATCCACGGAGAGCTAGTAAAGATCGCGGTTGAGATGCTTGGAAAGGGCTACGTCTGCTCCTTCCACTCTAAGGTTGATCCCGAGATAGACCCCAAGCTCTGCCGGATCTGCATAGAGACCTTTGGATAG
- the hcp gene encoding hydroxylamine reductase yields MAIRVPEAFDMLCNQCSMSLAGGCTIRGVCGKDPDLNSLQEALLYGIKGTSAYYYHALEMGYDDPEIGHFLSKALYSTLTNVNFDKNRFLQLILENGRVHLEAMKLLDKAYVETFGRPEPVEVPTGTAEGHGILVTGHSYKALYELLKQIKERGLEEEIKVYTHAEMFPAHAYPELRKFKALYGNWGGSWVQQRKEFAEFPGVIVGTSNCVQQPTKAYKDRIFTVGIAGLEGVPHIEDYNFEPVIERALETPRMKAYDGGKLLTGFHHTNVLAMKDKLIELINEGKIRHIFVVGGCDTPHKGMGYYERLTELIPKDAIILSAACGKFRYNARNYGTIEGIPRFLDFGQCNNVYSIIEIAIALANELGTDVNSLPVSIVLSWMEQKAVAILYSLLYLGIKGIYLGPKPPEFLTPNVFEALRKQFDLRLISDPERDLRDMLSKGISVEESAPLAEELD; encoded by the coding sequence ATGGCCATACGCGTTCCCGAGGCGTTTGATATGCTCTGCAATCAGTGCTCTATGAGCCTAGCCGGAGGATGCACGATTAGGGGAGTCTGCGGCAAGGATCCAGACCTTAACTCACTGCAGGAGGCTCTCCTCTATGGAATTAAGGGCACCTCGGCCTACTACTACCACGCCCTGGAAATGGGCTACGACGATCCAGAGATCGGCCACTTTCTGAGCAAGGCCCTCTACTCAACGCTTACCAACGTCAACTTCGACAAGAACCGCTTCCTCCAGCTTATCCTTGAGAACGGAAGGGTTCACCTTGAGGCAATGAAGCTCCTCGACAAGGCCTACGTCGAGACCTTTGGAAGGCCGGAACCCGTTGAAGTACCCACTGGAACGGCTGAAGGGCACGGTATACTCGTGACAGGCCACAGCTACAAGGCCCTCTACGAGCTTCTGAAGCAGATAAAGGAGAGAGGCCTAGAGGAGGAGATAAAGGTCTACACTCACGCCGAGATGTTCCCAGCTCATGCCTATCCCGAGTTGAGGAAGTTTAAAGCCCTCTACGGGAACTGGGGAGGTTCATGGGTTCAGCAGAGAAAAGAATTTGCAGAGTTCCCGGGAGTTATAGTTGGTACAAGCAACTGTGTACAACAGCCAACCAAGGCTTATAAAGACAGGATATTTACAGTAGGAATAGCTGGACTCGAGGGAGTGCCCCACATAGAGGACTACAACTTTGAGCCTGTGATAGAGAGGGCCCTTGAGACTCCGAGGATGAAGGCCTACGACGGCGGGAAGCTCCTGACCGGCTTCCACCACACAAACGTCCTGGCTATGAAGGACAAACTGATAGAGCTCATCAACGAGGGTAAGATAAGGCACATATTCGTCGTCGGCGGGTGTGATACGCCGCACAAGGGCATGGGCTACTACGAGAGGCTTACCGAGCTGATTCCAAAAGATGCTATAATACTCTCCGCTGCCTGCGGAAAGTTCCGTTACAACGCGAGGAACTACGGCACCATCGAGGGAATTCCGCGCTTCCTTGACTTTGGTCAGTGCAACAACGTGTACTCCATAATCGAGATAGCGATAGCCTTAGCTAACGAGCTCGGAACAGATGTAAACTCCCTTCCAGTGAGCATCGTTTTGAGCTGGATGGAGCAGAAGGCTGTTGCGATACTCTACTCGCTCCTCTACCTCGGGATAAAGGGCATATACCTCGGCCCCAAGCCGCCAGAGTTCCTGACTCCGAACGTCTTCGAAGCCCTGAGAAAGCAGTTCGACCTGAGGCTCATAAGCGATCCAGAGAGGGATCTTAGAGACATGCTGAGCAAGGGAATTAGCGTGGAGGAAAGTGCACCCCTCGCCGAAGAACTTGATTGA
- a CDS encoding DUF302 domain-containing protein, which produces MFRYRRKVEMSLKEAEEKLKARLEEKGYKVVLEFTPSDVVKAKLGVEMEPYKILYVCNPKKFYEMTKVEYEIGSFAPCPVLLYEKGRETYIAINTADDIVEVIKEPLEDVKAAIESL; this is translated from the coding sequence ATGTTCAGGTACAGGAGAAAAGTTGAAATGTCCTTGAAGGAGGCCGAGGAGAAGCTTAAGGCAAGGCTTGAGGAGAAGGGCTATAAGGTAGTGCTTGAGTTCACGCCGAGCGACGTGGTTAAGGCAAAGCTTGGCGTTGAGATGGAACCTTACAAGATTCTCTATGTCTGCAACCCGAAGAAGTTCTACGAGATGACCAAGGTCGAGTACGAGATTGGCTCCTTCGCTCCCTGCCCAGTGCTCCTATACGAGAAGGGTAGAGAAACTTACATCGCAATAAACACTGCCGACGACATAGTTGAGGTCATCAAAGAGCCGCTTGAGGACGTTAAAGCCGCTATTGAATCGCTTTGA
- a CDS encoding MFS transporter, translating to MRGILDTSFMMPIIALYAISLGASLPQAGIIAALYSIAAIPASIIAGLLVDRIGRKRMLTLGLMWDAFVVFLYGYVSSYHQLAILRVLHAFGGSLVFPALFTMARESDCEGKTIS from the coding sequence TTGCGGGGGATTCTTGATACGTCTTTTATGATGCCCATTATTGCCCTCTATGCAATTTCTCTCGGAGCAAGTCTGCCCCAAGCTGGTATCATAGCAGCTCTCTACAGCATAGCCGCCATACCAGCTAGCATCATTGCAGGCCTTCTAGTAGATCGCATAGGGAGAAAAAGAATGCTCACGCTAGGTCTTATGTGGGATGCTTTCGTTGTTTTTCTTTATGGGTATGTAAGTAGCTACCACCAACTCGCAATTCTGAGGGTACTTCACGCGTTTGGTGGTAGCCTTGTTTTCCCAGCCCTTTTTACCATGGCGAGGGAATCAGATTGCGAAGGAAAAACAATATCGTAA
- a CDS encoding secondary thiamine-phosphate synthase enzyme YjbQ, producing the protein MKIVKKELHFSTKGEIDLVDITREVELFVAESGISQGQVLIFVPGATGAVIAIEHEEGLLEDFKRWLKEIVPKERPYLHNRFDDNAHSHIRATLLGPSLVFPIIDGEVMRGTWQQIFFVELDTRPRKRRVILQAIGE; encoded by the coding sequence ATGAAAATCGTAAAAAAAGAGTTACACTTCTCCACGAAGGGCGAAATTGACCTAGTAGACATAACGAGAGAAGTTGAGCTCTTTGTAGCTGAGAGCGGAATATCTCAGGGGCAAGTGCTAATTTTTGTCCCAGGAGCTACGGGGGCCGTTATAGCAATAGAGCACGAAGAAGGGTTATTGGAGGACTTCAAGAGGTGGTTAAAGGAAATAGTTCCCAAGGAGAGGCCTTACCTCCACAACAGATTCGATGACAATGCTCACTCTCACATAAGGGCCACCCTTCTTGGTCCAAGCCTAGTGTTCCCTATAATTGACGGGGAAGTAATGAGAGGAACTTGGCAGCAGATATTCTTCGTTGAGCTTGATACTAGGCCCAGGAAGAGAAGGGTCATCCTTCAGGCCATTGGAGAATAG